The stretch of DNA TAAGGTCGTTAACCTCAAGTACAGTAAGCTTTGTTAGCTCTTCTGCGATTTTTTTAATGTCAGCCATGATAGCTCCTTATTATACAAAATGTAATTATTAGTTGGTTGCTTTGGCACTCACACCATCAAGGAGGGCGTGAAGATTACCAGACAATGCGTTTGTAATATCGTGAACTGGTGAAAGAAGTTGAGCCACCACTTCTGCGATAAGTTGATCTTTACTAGGTAGCCCAGCAAGTGATTTAACTTCATCAGCAGAAAGAGTTGCGCCAACGCCTGAAAATGCACCAACAAACTGTAGTGCTGGATGTGTTTTTGCAAACGCATCCAATACTTGTGCTGGAGCAACTTCATCGTCGCTGCTAATTGCGTAGAGTAACTGACCTGTTAATGCTGAAGTGTCAGTGTTTTTGTATACATCGTTAGATGCTAACGCAACACGGACAAGTCGGTTTTTAACAACTTTAATTGTTACACCACATGCGCGAGCCGCACGGCGAAGTTCTTGAATTTCAGTTACGCTGAGGCCTTGATACTGTGCGAACACAGTCATCTTAGCACTCTGTAAACTGTCGCTTATCTCAGCAACCAAAGTTTTCTTTTTATCGCGAGTAATTGCCATAAAAGTCCTTTCTTTGATTGATATACTATGTAACCACGTTGTTAATGTACTAAAATTCGAGAATTAAAAAAGTCTTTGATTCTCGCACTACCAAAGACTTGTCGCAAAATGTTTGTTTACATCCTCGGTAGCTTTATTAAGTGATTTCTCGCTGCTACTGTCTTTGGTAATGTCTAACACGAATTATATCAAAAAAGTCGTCAAAATGTCAACAGTGGCCATTATCCATGTCTCAGTGTCATCAAGAATTACTTAGATAAGCTATTCAAGTACCTATTCATCTGATAAGTATTGAATATTATATAAAAAAATGCTATAATATATTTAATATGACTGGACATGATAGACAGCCATTTAACGACAAAATTCCGACGTTTCCTACTCACCCTTTATACGGTGATATTATTGGGGATATTCTAGAGATAGACGAGCTTCGCGCAAACGCATATCAACAAGCAAATACGCTCCGCGTTAATGTAGACAAGCTCCTTACGGCAACTCAAATAGCCAAACTTCAACATGAAATTATATCCGAGCTGAGCACAATGGATACCATTCAAGGCCGATTTGCATGTATGTTAGATCCTCGATTTGTTTCATATATCAATTCGGTAGACCTAGGACGTGTTGCATACGATAAGCCACTTAGCGAGTTTCAAAAGTTTGAAGCTGAATGTGGTGATCTGATTAATACTCTTGATAGTGTTGATAGTCCGGTTGCACGATTCACAAGTAGCGATCCTAAATGCAATTTATCCTGTAGAACAAGCCTTGAACTCGATAGTAAAGGTAATCGGGTCGCTGTTGTTACTCGCAATCGACGGCTAGCTGAAGTGTATGATCCAGTATATGATCGGACTCTTAAAATTCGTAAGAGAATGACATTTTTACTCACAACTCCCGAACAGTATGGAAGGATTGTTGTTGAGCAACATGACCCTATGCAAAGAGTCGTGTATGAGCTTGATAACGAATTACTGCAAATAGGGCTCCACGAACCTAGTCCAACTATCATACCGATCAGCACTGTATATATTGGGTATGTCGACCATATGGATAAACCGAAGTAAGCCTTCCTTTACGATACGACATCTAATCGGTACACTGGGAGGATGATAGCTTTAGTTGTTGCGTATTCACACGGTCGCGTCATAGGTAAGTCGCAGGATATACCGTGGCATATGCCAGCGGATTTGAAACATTTTAAGCAACTTACAATTCACAAAACTGTCGTCATGGGTCGCACGACTGCTGATTCTATTTTAAATCGTCTAGGCCATGGACTTTCTGACCGACTAAATATCGTTGTCACTCGTGATGAGTCTTATGCACCGGATGGTATGAGTGTTGCACATACGCTAAACGAGGCGCTCAGTACTGATACTAACTCTGAAATAATGATCATTGGAGGTGCGCAAATATACGCCCAGACTATTGAACAGGCAGATAGACTTTATGTAACTCAAATTGATGCAGAAATTGAAGGAGATACGTTATTCCCTCTCATTAACCTTGATGAGTGGCAGGAAACGAATCGTGAATCGCATCCAAAAGATGAACATAACCCGTACAACTATGATTTTGTGATTTTTGACCGGATTTCGTAATGTACAGCTCAGTCGTACCTGCAGTTCTCTCGAAATATGGTCTAAATTATAAGACTATTAAAAATGTCCAAAAAGGCTACCGAAATGAATCATATCCAATTATTTTGAATGATGAGAAAACTATAAACCTTATCTTCTATAAACGAGAGCCAAATATCATTGACCGTATGACACGTGCAGACAAAATTTCAGGGTATTTATCAAATAAAGGATTTCCAGTTCGAGCGCGTTATAGCCCAAAAACCTTACAACTCAAGTCTCGTCAGATGGTAACATATGCAGCGCTTTATAATTATCTTCCTGGAGCTACGATACCTTGGGAGGGATATACAAAAAAGCATATTAAGCTACTCGGGCTTGCTATGAGCGATATGCATGCCGTGCTTGAGAGTATGTCAGTAAGTTGGCCTGAAGATCACACTATTGTCGCGGAACTTCTTGAGATTTTGACACGTATGGAAACGTACTTTAATGATGCAAGTGTTACAAGAGCACTTGAGGAAAAATTACACGTCTCAATACAAAATGACTATCTAACAAAATTACGAACCTTAATATTATTAATGAAGGATAGTCCTGATCAGCGGCCACTTCATATGGATATGGTACGCGGCAATGTTCTTTTTTCTGAGAATGCTCAAGGTGGTTATTGGAAGATTGATGAGATCAGCCTAGCCGGTGTCATTGATTTTGAAAAAGCGTCATACGGTCATCCCATTTTTGATATTGCACGTACCTTAGCGTTTCTATTTGTTGACTGTCCAGTTAAAAGTGAACTTAAAATTCGACGCTATTTTTTATCATCTGGGTATACAAAACGCGGTAAATCAGCGTTCAACTATAAAGCCATGTTTAGTGGAATTTCTCATGGGCAAATTCTAGATGGTCTTATTGGTTTTTTTCTACTACACGATTTTTATAAGTTTTTAAGACATACACCTTACGAATCACTTGAATCGAATGAGCATTACATGCGGACACGTAATATACTCATTCGCGACACTATGGTACGATATAGTAAAGCACAATGAATGGGGAATTTCATGGGAGATTGGAAAAAACGGCTCATTTCGCAGAGTGATTTAATGACGCTCTCCGAACAATTAAAAGCAAAAGACAAAAAAATTGTCTTTACTGCTGGCTCATGGGATCTTATCCATGCAGGACAATGCCGCTACTTGGAAAAAGCACGTGAGCTCGGCGATATTCTTGTTGTCGGTGTGAGTAGCAACCATGCGATTAGTAAGGTCAAAGGTCCGAATAAGCCGA from Candidatus Saccharimonadales bacterium encodes:
- the rplJ gene encoding 50S ribosomal protein L10, translated to MAITRDKKKTLVAEISDSLQSAKMTVFAQYQGLSVTEIQELRRAARACGVTIKVVKNRLVRVALASNDVYKNTDTSALTGQLLYAISSDDEVAPAQVLDAFAKTHPALQFVGAFSGVGATLSADEVKSLAGLPSKDQLIAEVVAQLLSPVHDITNALSGNLHALLDGVSAKATN
- a CDS encoding dihydrofolate reductase, with the translated sequence MIALVVAYSHGRVIGKSQDIPWHMPADLKHFKQLTIHKTVVMGRTTADSILNRLGHGLSDRLNIVVTRDESYAPDGMSVAHTLNEALSTDTNSEIMIIGGAQIYAQTIEQADRLYVTQIDAEIEGDTLFPLINLDEWQETNRESHPKDEHNPYNYDFVIFDRIS
- a CDS encoding phosphotransferase, translating into MYSSVVPAVLSKYGLNYKTIKNVQKGYRNESYPIILNDEKTINLIFYKREPNIIDRMTRADKISGYLSNKGFPVRARYSPKTLQLKSRQMVTYAALYNYLPGATIPWEGYTKKHIKLLGLAMSDMHAVLESMSVSWPEDHTIVAELLEILTRMETYFNDASVTRALEEKLHVSIQNDYLTKLRTLILLMKDSPDQRPLHMDMVRGNVLFSENAQGGYWKIDEISLAGVIDFEKASYGHPIFDIARTLAFLFVDCPVKSELKIRRYFLSSGYTKRGKSAFNYKAMFSGISHGQILDGLIGFFLLHDFYKFLRHTPYESLESNEHYMRTRNILIRDTMVRYSKAQ